In Methanobrevibacter oralis, a single window of DNA contains:
- a CDS encoding AEC family transporter — protein MNTIETTILSIVIMIGLGYILKKIDFLSDKDIDSLNKIVINLLLPCMIFSALYSADLSLLPKLSILTVLILISSFITGITSYLILKKLNFDDRKIWSVLITIMIANTAFMGYPVNLGIYGSEGLLRAIFCDIATTCIFIILSFALALKFGGSIKTAIRKIIVFPPLWAIILGLIFNLLLLPIGGVLEKTIDYLAGGTIPLIMLSLGISIDLSGFYRSKFMVLFTTIMKLIIFPIIAIFLAKFFGLVDLQYNVGIIEAAMPSGMLSLVLAITYKLDHDLTSDCILINTVVSLVTLSVIIMLI, from the coding sequence ATGAATACAATTGAAACAACTATTTTATCAATCGTTATAATGATTGGTTTAGGTTATATTCTTAAAAAAATTGATTTTTTAAGTGATAAAGATATAGATTCCTTAAATAAAATAGTTATTAATCTTCTTTTGCCATGCATGATTTTTTCTGCATTATATTCGGCTGATTTGTCTTTACTTCCTAAATTAAGTATTTTAACAGTTCTAATTTTAATTTCTTCTTTTATAACAGGAATCACTTCTTATTTAATATTAAAGAAGTTAAATTTTGATGATAGGAAAATTTGGAGTGTTTTAATAACAATAATGATAGCTAATACTGCATTTATGGGATATCCAGTTAATTTAGGAATTTATGGATCTGAAGGTCTTTTAAGAGCTATCTTTTGTGATATTGCTACAACTTGTATTTTTATAATATTGTCTTTTGCTTTGGCTTTAAAATTTGGAGGATCTATTAAAACAGCTATTCGAAAAATTATTGTATTTCCTCCACTTTGGGCTATTATATTAGGTTTAATATTTAATTTGTTATTATTGCCAATTGGTGGTGTTTTAGAAAAAACAATTGATTATTTGGCTGGAGGAACAATTCCTTTAATCATGCTTTCTTTAGGGATTTCCATAGATTTAAGTGGATTTTATAGGAGTAAATTCATGGTGTTATTCACAACTATTATGAAATTAATTATTTTTCCAATAATTGCAATATTTTTAGCTAAATTTTTTGGTCTTGTTGATTTGCAGTATAATGTTGGAATTATAGAAGCTGCAATGCCATCAGGTATGTTGTCACTTGTACTTGCTATTACATATAAATTAGATCATGATTTAACTTCTGATTGTATATTAATAAATACAGTAGTTTCACTAGTAACTTTGTCAGTGATAATTATGTTAATATAG